The Stegostoma tigrinum isolate sSteTig4 chromosome 9, sSteTig4.hap1, whole genome shotgun sequence genome includes a region encoding these proteins:
- the LOC132210046 gene encoding guanylate-binding protein 5-like, translating to MKKTVPTIKMFTGSVFAHLPNTHVDLFRQVELACLDKVAQKLTDTENEKAVKEAEKLFEEQMEKLVTLPTETADELNDIYTKCNKEAFDMFLKRALGNSERYRDKLQGAIAATFDDYCKRNGAESSKKCRRLLKELFQEIDVKFAANVHLVPGGYSEYLKDRTIAINRHNQTPQKGVKFTH from the exons ATGAAGAAAACTGTTCCTACAATCAAAATGTTCACTGGATCTG TGTTTGCACATCTGCCGAACACACATGTTGACCTGTTCAGACAAGTGGAGCTTGCATGTCTTGACAAAGTTGCtcagaaattgacagatacagAGAATGAAAAAGCAGTGAAGGAAGCTGAGAAACTCTTTGAAGAACAGATGGAAAAACTGGTTACTCTCCCAACGGAAACTGCTGACGAACTGAATGACATTTATACGAAATGTAACAAAGAAGCATTTGATATGTTCCTGAAACGTGCTTTAGGAAACagtgagagatacagagacaaacTACAG GGAGCCATTGCTGCAACATTTGATGATTATTGTAAAAGAAATGGAGCGGAATCTAGCAAGAAATGCAGAAGGCTACTGAAGGAACTATTTCAGGAAATTGATGTGAAATTTGCAGCAAATGTCCACTTAGTGCCTGGTGGATACTCGGAGTATTTGAAAGATCGAACTATAGCTATCAATCGCCATAATCAGACACCACAAAAAGGAGTGAAg TTCACTCATTAG